The following proteins come from a genomic window of Nitrospira sp.:
- a CDS encoding Respiratory nitrate reductase delta chain — translation MRLYKAIALLLTYPEQDWLQSIGELRTVVSAETGRGLRAGRRLDRLLTYFEHGRLIDLQEIYVETFDRNPAHSLSIFEHAMGESRDRGAAMVRLVEEYHRSGLEVTSRELPDFLPVFLEFLSLIPPEEAQGRLADIEDVVETLHSRLAEICSPYAGAFDALMVLSPGSAWSGASSPIRNMRRLLRPTQSETRVGMPGTLTKEPPGDGGHRETRHDPSR, via the coding sequence GTGAGGCTCTATAAGGCTATCGCTCTGCTCTTGACCTATCCCGAACAGGACTGGCTGCAGTCGATCGGCGAGTTGCGGACGGTGGTGTCCGCCGAGACCGGACGAGGCCTGCGTGCGGGACGTCGGCTCGACCGGTTGTTGACCTACTTCGAACATGGGCGATTGATCGATTTGCAGGAGATCTATGTCGAAACCTTCGATCGCAATCCGGCCCATTCGCTGTCGATCTTCGAGCATGCCATGGGAGAATCCCGGGACCGAGGCGCCGCAATGGTTCGCCTTGTTGAGGAGTACCATCGGTCCGGATTGGAAGTGACGAGTCGCGAGTTGCCCGATTTCCTTCCGGTGTTCCTTGAGTTCCTGTCCCTGATTCCGCCGGAGGAAGCGCAAGGGCGACTTGCCGACATCGAAGATGTTGTTGAGACTCTGCATAGCCGGCTCGCGGAGATCTGTTCCCCATACGCTGGAGCCTTCGATGCCCTGATGGTGCTGAGTCCCGGCTCCGCGTGGTCCGGAGCATCGTCTCCGATCCGTAACATGAGGCGATTGCTCCGGCCGACGCAGTCCGAGACCCGAGTGGGAATGCCGGGAACGTTGACGAAAGAACCGCCTGGCGACGGCGGGCACCGTGAGACCAGACACGATCCAAGCCGATGA
- a CDS encoding Respiratory nitrate reductase gamma chain produces MADVHEFFFQIYPYIAGSVFLLGSLLRFERGQYTWTSDSSELLRRGTLRFGSNLFHVGVLFLFLGHFVGLLMPEVFGMMGIGLRGHQLTAIISGGLFGSACLVGLVMLLHRRMTEPRIRATTRLMDLVVLVWILITLSFGLCTLYFSAQELSGDNLIPLAQWARHIITFHGGAASFSVDLPLVYQIHMVLGMTLFALIPFSRLVHIWSGFALVVYLLRPYQVMRPGLRRR; encoded by the coding sequence ATGGCCGATGTCCATGAATTCTTCTTTCAAATCTATCCGTACATCGCCGGTTCCGTGTTTCTCCTCGGCAGTTTGCTGCGTTTCGAGCGAGGCCAGTATACCTGGACGAGCGATTCAAGCGAATTGCTCAGACGCGGAACACTCCGGTTCGGCAGCAACCTGTTCCACGTCGGCGTGTTGTTTCTCTTCCTGGGGCATTTTGTCGGCCTTCTCATGCCGGAAGTGTTCGGGATGATGGGCATCGGTCTGCGTGGACATCAGTTGACCGCCATAATCAGCGGTGGACTCTTCGGATCCGCCTGCTTGGTCGGACTCGTCATGCTTCTCCATCGGCGCATGACGGAGCCGAGAATCCGAGCGACCACGCGCCTGATGGATCTGGTCGTGCTGGTATGGATTCTCATCACTCTGTCCTTCGGCCTGTGCACACTGTATTTTTCTGCTCAGGAGCTGTCAGGAGACAACCTGATCCCCTTGGCCCAATGGGCCCGTCATATCATCACATTCCACGGCGGCGCCGCTTCTTTCTCGGTGGATCTGCCCCTGGTCTATCAAATTCACATGGTATTAGGGATGACGCTGTTTGCTCTCATCCCGTTCAGCAGACTCGTGCACATCTGGAGCGGATTTGCATTGGTGGTCTACCTCCTACGGCCGTATCAGGTGATGCGTCCGGGATTACGCCGACGGTAA
- a CDS encoding Peroxiredoxin OsmC, translated as MKRTGSAIWQGDLKNGKGTVSTDSGVLSQTPYSFSTRFENGKGTNPEELIAAAHAGCFTMALSAQLGEAGLTPEKLETTATVIFDKAEAGWTVTNITLNVRGKVPKADEAAWDKATQAAKTGCPISRLLNTTITMDAKLER; from the coding sequence ATGAAACGCACTGGATCTGCGATATGGCAAGGTGATTTAAAGAACGGCAAAGGCACTGTTTCGACGGATAGCGGCGTCTTGTCCCAGACTCCCTATTCGTTTTCCACCAGGTTCGAGAACGGCAAAGGGACGAATCCCGAAGAGCTCATCGCCGCCGCCCATGCCGGCTGTTTTACCATGGCGCTCTCGGCTCAATTGGGCGAGGCAGGACTGACACCGGAGAAACTGGAAACGACGGCGACTGTCATCTTCGATAAGGCGGAGGCCGGATGGACCGTGACGAACATCACACTGAACGTCAGAGGCAAGGTACCGAAAGCCGATGAGGCGGCATGGGACAAAGCCACTCAAGCAGCCAAGACCGGCTGTCCCATTTCTCGGCTCTTGAACACCACCATTACGATGGATGCCAAGTTGGAGCGTTGA
- a CDS encoding Respiratory nitrate reductase alpha chain, translating into MSHFLDRLLFFRENLDTFSGKHGVVRREDRTWENAYRDRWNHDKVVRSTHGVNCTGSCSWKIYVKNGLITWETQQTDYPRTRPDLPNHEPRGCPRGASYSWYVYSAQRIKYPLVRARLMALWREARKTLAPVEAWASIVEDAQQRRHYTSIRGQGGFVRATWDEVTELIAAANVYTIREYGPDRIAGFSPIPAMSMVSFAAGSRYLSLIGGVIPSFYDWYADLPPSSPQVWGEQTDVCEAADWYNSSYIVVWGSNIPQTRTPDAHFYTAARYKGTKTVAVAPDFAEYVKFADHWLAPRRGTDAALAMALGHVILKEFHLTARSPYFLDYCRQYSDMPMLVLLRRAGDGYEPGRFVRASDFDDQLGETNNPDWKTVIVDEATGRLCVPHGSIGFRWREKGRWNLDLVDAMTGHRITPALSMLPQAEETVSVAFPYFSDDHPPILRHLVPARRLSTAHGDQLMVTSYDLLLASYGLDRGLGDDQAAENYDQDIPYTPAWAEKHTGVRRHQIIRLAREFAENAEKTRGRSLVIVGNGINQWYHTDMIYRAIINVLVMCGCVGRSGGGWAHYVGQEKVRPLAGWTTVAFALDWVRPPRHMNGTSFFYAHTDQWRYESLRPAETLSPTATDDPDADAAHLIDWNVRAERRGWLPSAPQLNTNPLDVVSEADASGMHPVEHTVERLKTGKIAFASEDPDHPKNFIRNLFIWRSNLIGSSAKGHEYFLKHLLGAAHGVLAPDLKEQEAPLPREVVWRDEAPTGKLDLLVTLDFRMSSTCLYSDVVLPSATWYENNDLNTSDMHPFIHPLCEAVNPLWESKADWDIYKEIARKFSELAGPVLGTRNDLVLTPLLHDTASELGQPTSADDWKRGDCEAIPGKTMPNMTVVTRPYGETYDRYIALGPLTRDLGTGAKGIVWDSKEEVEALGRVNGETPLNDREPYPKLETARQASQAILTLAPETNGRVAVKAWEALSQRTGRSHTHLAEGRAEEQLTFDDLVAQPRKVISSPTWSGIESEKVSYTGSYTNVQELVPWRTLTGRQQLYQDHPWMRLFGEQVCVYKPPMNTRSVEAFRRRMKDGDGSFLVVSWITPHQKWGIHTTYSETSPMLTLSRGGPIVWLSEAEAREAGIRDNDWIEVVNANGALVARAILSQRIPRGVAMMYHAQDKIINMPLAPSTGRRGGIHNSVTRITMKPTHMIGGYAHLAYGYNYYGTVGTNRDEMVVVRKLERVTWSAMPLRLDVNAQAT; encoded by the coding sequence GTGAGCCATTTCTTGGACCGGCTCCTGTTCTTCCGTGAAAATCTCGACACGTTTTCGGGGAAGCACGGAGTCGTCAGGCGTGAGGATCGCACGTGGGAGAATGCCTATCGTGATCGTTGGAATCACGACAAAGTGGTGCGCTCGACACATGGGGTCAACTGTACCGGCTCGTGCAGCTGGAAAATTTACGTGAAGAACGGGTTGATCACGTGGGAGACGCAACAGACGGACTATCCTCGGACACGCCCCGACCTGCCGAATCATGAACCTCGCGGATGTCCCAGAGGGGCGAGCTATTCCTGGTATGTCTACAGTGCGCAACGCATCAAGTACCCGTTGGTGCGGGCCCGGCTGATGGCGTTGTGGCGAGAAGCTCGGAAGACGCTGGCGCCGGTCGAAGCCTGGGCATCGATCGTTGAAGACGCGCAACAACGCCGGCACTATACATCGATACGAGGACAGGGAGGCTTCGTGCGTGCGACATGGGACGAAGTCACGGAGCTGATCGCGGCGGCCAATGTCTATACGATCCGGGAGTACGGTCCGGACCGCATCGCCGGATTTTCCCCTATTCCGGCGATGTCGATGGTCAGCTTTGCGGCAGGCAGTCGGTACCTGTCGTTGATCGGGGGCGTCATCCCCTCATTCTACGATTGGTACGCCGATTTACCACCGTCCTCCCCGCAAGTCTGGGGCGAGCAGACCGATGTGTGCGAGGCTGCCGACTGGTACAACTCCTCTTATATCGTGGTCTGGGGATCAAACATTCCTCAGACCAGGACTCCGGACGCGCATTTCTATACCGCTGCACGATACAAAGGCACCAAGACGGTTGCTGTGGCTCCGGACTTTGCGGAATACGTCAAGTTCGCGGATCACTGGCTGGCGCCTCGGCGAGGCACGGATGCGGCGCTGGCCATGGCGCTCGGCCATGTGATCCTCAAGGAATTTCATCTGACCGCCCGCAGTCCCTACTTCTTGGATTATTGCCGCCAGTACAGCGACATGCCCATGTTGGTCCTCCTGCGCCGAGCCGGCGACGGCTATGAGCCGGGCCGCTTTGTTCGAGCATCCGACTTCGATGACCAACTGGGTGAAACCAACAATCCGGACTGGAAGACAGTGATTGTCGATGAGGCGACCGGGCGTCTGTGTGTTCCCCACGGCAGCATCGGCTTTCGGTGGCGTGAGAAAGGGCGCTGGAATCTCGATCTGGTCGACGCGATGACCGGACATCGGATAACGCCCGCCTTGAGCATGCTTCCACAAGCCGAGGAGACAGTGTCGGTTGCCTTTCCCTATTTTTCTGATGATCACCCGCCGATCCTGCGCCATCTGGTTCCGGCTAGACGGCTCAGTACCGCTCATGGCGACCAGCTCATGGTCACCTCCTACGACCTCCTGCTCGCAAGTTACGGTCTCGATCGGGGGCTTGGAGACGATCAGGCGGCGGAAAACTACGATCAAGACATTCCCTATACGCCGGCATGGGCCGAAAAACATACGGGCGTCCGTCGCCATCAGATCATTCGTCTCGCCCGTGAGTTCGCAGAGAATGCGGAAAAGACACGAGGCCGTTCGCTGGTCATCGTCGGAAACGGGATCAACCAGTGGTACCACACCGACATGATCTACCGCGCGATCATCAACGTCCTGGTCATGTGCGGATGCGTCGGGCGATCGGGCGGCGGGTGGGCTCATTATGTCGGACAAGAAAAGGTACGGCCGCTTGCCGGCTGGACGACCGTGGCATTTGCGCTCGATTGGGTCCGCCCACCTCGGCACATGAACGGCACCTCCTTCTTTTACGCGCATACCGACCAGTGGCGGTATGAAAGCCTCCGGCCGGCCGAGACGCTCTCGCCGACGGCAACGGATGATCCGGATGCGGATGCGGCTCATCTCATCGATTGGAACGTGCGGGCCGAACGCAGAGGCTGGCTCCCTTCCGCGCCTCAGCTCAACACGAATCCGCTCGATGTGGTGAGCGAAGCGGACGCATCGGGCATGCATCCGGTCGAGCATACCGTCGAACGGCTCAAAACCGGCAAGATTGCATTCGCCTCAGAAGATCCCGATCACCCCAAGAATTTTATCCGGAACCTGTTTATCTGGCGCTCTAATTTGATCGGCTCCAGTGCGAAGGGCCATGAATACTTCTTGAAACATCTGCTCGGCGCCGCCCACGGTGTTCTGGCCCCCGATCTCAAGGAACAGGAAGCGCCGCTTCCTCGCGAGGTGGTGTGGCGAGATGAGGCTCCCACGGGAAAGCTCGATCTGCTTGTGACGCTCGATTTCCGTATGTCCTCGACCTGCCTCTACTCTGATGTCGTGCTGCCCAGCGCGACTTGGTATGAGAATAACGATCTGAACACGTCGGACATGCATCCCTTCATCCACCCGTTGTGCGAGGCGGTGAATCCCCTCTGGGAGAGCAAGGCTGATTGGGACATTTATAAAGAGATCGCCAGGAAGTTCTCCGAGCTGGCCGGGCCCGTCCTTGGCACGCGGAACGATCTCGTCTTGACGCCTCTGTTGCACGATACCGCGAGCGAGCTCGGTCAGCCGACGTCGGCCGACGATTGGAAGCGCGGCGATTGTGAGGCCATCCCGGGCAAGACCATGCCGAACATGACCGTAGTCACGCGACCCTATGGCGAAACATACGACCGATACATCGCGCTCGGGCCGCTGACGCGAGATCTCGGGACCGGGGCGAAGGGAATCGTATGGGACAGTAAAGAAGAAGTTGAAGCGCTGGGCCGGGTCAACGGCGAAACGCCGCTCAATGATCGCGAGCCTTATCCGAAACTGGAAACGGCACGACAGGCGTCCCAAGCCATCTTGACACTGGCGCCGGAGACGAACGGTCGCGTCGCGGTCAAGGCTTGGGAGGCTCTCTCGCAACGGACCGGCCGATCCCACACACATCTAGCCGAAGGGCGGGCCGAAGAGCAGCTCACATTCGATGATCTGGTTGCCCAACCCAGGAAGGTTATCTCCTCGCCCACTTGGAGCGGCATCGAGTCGGAAAAGGTCTCCTACACCGGAAGCTATACCAACGTCCAGGAGCTGGTTCCCTGGCGGACCCTGACGGGACGCCAACAACTTTACCAGGATCATCCGTGGATGCGCCTCTTCGGCGAGCAGGTCTGCGTCTACAAGCCGCCCATGAATACTCGATCCGTTGAAGCCTTTCGTCGTCGCATGAAAGACGGCGATGGGAGCTTCCTCGTCGTCAGTTGGATCACGCCTCATCAGAAGTGGGGAATTCACACGACCTACAGCGAGACGAGTCCGATGCTCACCCTGTCCCGAGGTGGTCCGATCGTGTGGCTGTCGGAGGCGGAAGCCAGAGAAGCAGGTATCCGGGATAACGATTGGATCGAGGTCGTCAATGCGAACGGCGCATTGGTGGCGCGGGCCATCCTCAGCCAACGGATTCCGCGCGGAGTGGCCATGATGTACCACGCGCAGGACAAGATCATCAACATGCCGCTGGCTCCGTCTACGGGCCGACGCGGGGGCATTCACAACAGCGTGACGAGGATCACCATGAAACCGACTCACATGATCGGTGGGTATGCGCACCTGGCCTATGGCTATAACTACTATGGAACGGTCGGGACCAACCGGGACGAAATGGTCGTGGTGCGGAAGCTCGAACGAGTCACATGGAGCGCGATGCCGTTGCGACTAGACGTTAACGCTCAAGCGACGTGA
- a CDS encoding Oxidoreductase, short-chain dehydrogenase/reductase family produces MDDEGDGGYESKRMDSSSRGADNSRHHGMMSTLRLKDKVAIVTGSSSGIGKAIALRFGQEGAKVIVAARRLQLCERTVSQIREQGGEAWPIQTDVSDEQQVERLMADTVTRYGRIDILVNNAGIGGGRRLAETSTETFDQVMSVNLRGTFFCCRAGFRHMKEQGGGMIISMSSVAGLQAWTGTGTYSASKHGMMALTKSLADEGRPYHIKVSAICPGAVADELVDASPADIERSEKIDPFDVAEAALYLSTLGKYAVVHHIVIDRLGADW; encoded by the coding sequence ATGGACGATGAAGGAGATGGAGGATATGAATCGAAGCGGATGGACTCGAGCAGCCGCGGTGCTGATAACTCGCGTCATCACGGCATGATGAGCACGCTACGGCTGAAGGACAAAGTGGCGATCGTGACGGGGAGTAGCAGCGGAATCGGCAAGGCGATCGCCCTTCGGTTCGGCCAGGAAGGAGCAAAGGTGATCGTGGCTGCGAGACGGTTGCAACTGTGTGAGCGGACCGTTTCACAAATCAGGGAGCAGGGTGGAGAGGCATGGCCAATTCAGACTGATGTATCCGACGAGCAGCAGGTCGAGCGATTGATGGCCGATACGGTGACCCGCTATGGCCGGATCGATATTCTCGTCAACAATGCCGGTATCGGAGGCGGGCGTCGCTTGGCTGAGACGAGCACCGAGACATTCGATCAGGTCATGAGCGTGAACCTGCGCGGCACCTTCTTTTGCTGTCGGGCGGGCTTCCGGCACATGAAGGAACAGGGTGGCGGCATGATTATCAGCATGTCGAGTGTCGCCGGACTGCAAGCCTGGACAGGCACCGGCACCTATAGCGCGTCAAAACACGGCATGATGGCGCTCACCAAATCATTGGCTGACGAAGGCCGGCCTTACCACATCAAAGTCAGCGCCATCTGTCCGGGAGCGGTGGCGGATGAGTTGGTGGACGCGTCTCCGGCGGACATTGAGCGCAGCGAAAAGATCGACCCCTTCGATGTGGCGGAAGCGGCTCTGTACCTCTCGACACTCGGGAAGTATGCCGTGGTGCATCACATCGTCATCGATCGGTTAGGCGCTGACTGGTAA
- a CDS encoding MutT-like protein, which produces MGRKLSAGILLYRIRNRAIQILLVHPGGPFWAKKDDGAWSIPKGEYDEGADVLEAAKREFHEETGFEVQGETVPLIPVRQPSGKVISVWAVDGEIDAPSIRSTSFRMEWPPKSGKIQEFPEVDRAEWFDLCTAHRKILPGQRPFLAQLEQMVRHKSTE; this is translated from the coding sequence ATGGGAAGAAAGCTGAGCGCCGGGATCCTGCTCTATCGAATACGGAACCGCGCCATTCAAATACTGCTGGTTCATCCGGGCGGCCCTTTCTGGGCGAAGAAGGATGACGGAGCGTGGTCGATTCCGAAGGGCGAATATGATGAAGGCGCCGATGTGTTGGAAGCCGCCAAGCGGGAATTTCACGAGGAAACAGGTTTTGAAGTGCAAGGCGAAACCGTTCCTTTGATACCTGTGCGTCAACCCAGTGGGAAAGTCATTTCCGTCTGGGCGGTAGATGGCGAGATCGACGCGCCGTCGATTCGGAGCACCAGTTTCCGGATGGAGTGGCCGCCGAAGTCGGGAAAGATTCAAGAATTTCCAGAGGTCGATCGCGCCGAATGGTTTGACCTCTGCACCGCGCATCGAAAAATCCTTCCGGGTCAGCGCCCGTTTCTGGCTCAACTGGAGCAGATGGTCCGACATAAGTCGACTGAGTGA
- a CDS encoding HAD-superfamily hydrolase, subfamily IA, variant 3 has protein sequence MAAHPEPHVVAFLFDLDGTLIDSVYQHVLAWREATQAAGIELPVWRIHRQIGMSGGLMLHGLLRETGRPLSTEEAKQIQWVHREAYARQAPSLRVLPGTHDLLATLARHHIPHAIATSGRMENARHALQLLKLADDVPVVTRDDVRFAKPDPDLFLEAAKRLNMPMSRCVIVGDSVWDLLAARRASALSVGLLSGGYGQDELERAGAYRVYQDPADLLTHLDEVGLRLIPDGR, from the coding sequence GTGGCCGCTCACCCCGAACCCCATGTCGTCGCGTTTCTCTTCGACCTTGATGGAACTCTGATAGACAGCGTGTATCAACATGTGTTGGCGTGGAGAGAAGCGACACAGGCAGCCGGCATTGAATTGCCGGTCTGGCGCATCCACCGCCAAATTGGCATGAGCGGGGGATTGATGCTTCACGGGCTGCTGCGTGAAACCGGACGGCCTCTATCAACGGAGGAAGCGAAGCAGATCCAGTGGGTTCATCGGGAAGCCTATGCCAGACAAGCGCCCTCCCTTCGTGTCCTTCCCGGCACCCATGACCTCCTGGCCACCTTGGCCCGCCATCACATTCCGCATGCTATTGCGACCAGTGGACGGATGGAGAACGCCCGCCATGCGCTTCAGCTGTTGAAACTTGCCGATGATGTCCCTGTGGTCACGAGAGACGATGTCCGGTTCGCGAAACCCGACCCAGACCTCTTTTTAGAGGCAGCGAAACGGTTGAACATGCCGATGAGTCGTTGTGTCATCGTAGGCGACAGCGTGTGGGATTTGTTGGCGGCTCGACGTGCTTCTGCTCTATCGGTCGGTCTCTTATCAGGAGGCTATGGCCAAGACGAACTGGAGCGTGCCGGTGCCTATCGAGTGTACCAAGACCCGGCGGACCTCCTGACGCATCTCGACGAAGTAGGTCTCCGGTTGATACCTGATGGACGATGA
- a CDS encoding IMP cyclohydrolase/phosphoribosylaminoimidazolecarboxamide formyltransferase, with the protein MAGIKRALISVSDKTGVIEMAKGLEALGAEILSTGGTAKALRDAGVKVTDVAAYTGSPEILDGRVKTLHPKIHGGLLGRRSLPAHVEQMKQHGIGPIDVVVVNLYPFEATIAKPDCHFEDAIENIDIGGPSMLRSAAKNHDDVLVVVDPADYSRVLEAVNGHTVTPALRRELAMKVFQHTARYDGLIAGYLEKHVQAREIKFPKVLSLQFELAESLRYGENPHQQGAFYRELAGKEPSVSRGKILHGKAMSYNNFLDANSALELVKEYEETAVAIIKHNNPCGAALGETPVEAYVKARETDPVSAFGGVIAFNRPVDLAAAKEITSTFVEVVIAPGFAQDALAELKRKKDLRLLDVGPLTKVKQEGFDLKKLVGGLIVQDRDLGVLPDLRTLAVPTIRKPTDEEYAACAFAWKVCKHVKSNAIIYAKPGQTVGIGAGQMSRVDSVKLAAMKAQLPVKGCVMASDAFFPFRDGLDAAAEVGITAVIQPGGSIRDAEAVKAADEHGMAMILTGMRHFRH; encoded by the coding sequence ATGGCCGGCATCAAGCGGGCGTTGATCAGTGTTTCGGATAAGACCGGAGTCATCGAGATGGCGAAGGGACTGGAAGCGCTTGGCGCAGAAATTTTGTCCACGGGAGGAACGGCCAAAGCGTTGCGCGACGCCGGGGTGAAGGTCACGGATGTCGCGGCCTATACGGGATCCCCGGAGATTCTCGATGGTCGAGTGAAAACGTTGCACCCCAAGATTCATGGCGGCTTGCTGGGACGCCGGTCGCTTCCGGCGCATGTCGAGCAGATGAAGCAGCATGGAATCGGTCCCATCGACGTGGTGGTGGTCAATCTCTACCCCTTTGAAGCCACAATCGCGAAGCCTGATTGCCATTTTGAAGACGCCATTGAAAACATCGACATCGGTGGCCCCTCCATGTTGCGGTCGGCAGCCAAGAATCATGACGATGTGTTGGTCGTCGTCGATCCGGCCGATTATTCGCGGGTGCTGGAGGCGGTGAACGGCCATACGGTGACACCGGCGCTGCGCCGGGAGTTGGCGATGAAGGTCTTTCAGCATACGGCACGCTATGACGGATTGATCGCCGGCTATTTGGAGAAACACGTTCAAGCAAGAGAGATCAAATTTCCCAAAGTATTGTCGCTTCAGTTTGAGTTGGCGGAGTCCCTCCGCTACGGAGAGAATCCTCATCAGCAAGGCGCGTTCTATCGTGAGTTGGCCGGCAAAGAGCCGTCGGTTTCTCGCGGGAAGATCTTGCACGGCAAGGCGATGTCCTACAATAACTTCCTCGATGCGAATTCCGCCCTTGAGTTGGTAAAGGAATATGAAGAGACGGCCGTCGCGATCATCAAGCACAATAATCCCTGTGGCGCGGCGCTCGGCGAGACACCGGTGGAGGCGTACGTCAAGGCGAGAGAGACGGATCCCGTGTCTGCCTTCGGCGGCGTGATCGCTTTCAACCGACCGGTGGATCTGGCGGCTGCCAAGGAAATCACGTCCACGTTTGTTGAGGTCGTGATTGCTCCAGGATTCGCTCAAGACGCGTTGGCGGAATTGAAGCGGAAAAAGGATTTACGCTTATTGGACGTGGGACCGTTGACCAAGGTGAAACAAGAAGGGTTTGATCTGAAGAAACTTGTCGGCGGGCTCATTGTCCAGGATCGCGATCTCGGTGTCTTGCCGGATCTTCGCACGCTCGCTGTGCCGACTATCCGTAAGCCGACGGATGAAGAATATGCCGCTTGTGCGTTTGCGTGGAAAGTCTGCAAACACGTCAAGTCCAACGCCATTATCTATGCCAAGCCGGGTCAGACCGTCGGCATCGGGGCAGGACAGATGAGCCGTGTAGATTCCGTGAAGTTGGCGGCCATGAAAGCGCAACTACCGGTCAAAGGTTGTGTCATGGCTTCGGACGCCTTCTTCCCGTTCCGCGATGGCCTCGATGCCGCAGCCGAAGTCGGTATTACAGCCGTCATTCAACCCGGCGGATCGATCCGAGACGCAGAAGCCGTCAAAGCCGCGGATGAACATGGGATGGCGATGATTTTGACCGGCATGCGGCATTTTCGACATTAG
- a CDS encoding Respiratory nitrate reductase beta chain, protein MKVRAQVAMVMNLDKCIGCHTCSITCKNVWTSREGVEYVWFNNVETKPGVGYPHEWENQERWNGGWQRKENGALKPKQGARWRILTNIFSNPNLPQIDDYYEPFTFDYNTLQHAPEGPMVPTARPMSIITGEVKDKIDGGPNWEDDLGGESAERLKDVNVDGIDPGLLAAFENTFLFYLPRLCEHCLNPTCVASCPSGSIYKREEDGIVLVDQDKCRGWRMCVSGCPYKKVYYNWHTGKAEKCTFCYPRIESGQPTICSETCVGRLRYLGVMLYDADRIEQAASVVREQDLYEAQLGLFLDPKDPAVQAQAKQDGIPDNWLEAAKRSPVYKMAVEWRLAFPLHPEYRTLPMVWYIPPLSPVAGSVETASSEPDGLPDTSSLRIPVRYLANLLTAGKEEPIVGALDRLIAMRRYMRKKDMGDDAVLSPPGLGLSESQIEEMYRYLAIADYEDRYVIPTSHHEAASQSFDDQGSCGFSADSRFSEGVTGASLFAGKERSNTQFISVNEIRRGNRRP, encoded by the coding sequence ATGAAAGTCCGCGCGCAGGTGGCCATGGTCATGAACCTCGATAAATGCATCGGTTGCCACACGTGCTCTATTACCTGCAAGAATGTATGGACGTCGCGCGAAGGCGTGGAATATGTCTGGTTCAACAACGTTGAAACAAAGCCGGGCGTCGGCTATCCCCATGAATGGGAAAATCAGGAGCGCTGGAACGGCGGTTGGCAACGTAAAGAAAACGGCGCACTCAAGCCGAAACAGGGCGCTCGCTGGCGAATCCTGACCAACATTTTCTCGAACCCCAACTTGCCGCAAATCGACGATTATTACGAGCCGTTTACGTTCGACTACAACACACTCCAGCACGCACCAGAAGGACCGATGGTGCCCACCGCTCGGCCGATGTCCATCATCACCGGGGAGGTCAAGGACAAGATTGACGGAGGTCCGAATTGGGAAGACGACCTTGGCGGCGAGTCGGCCGAACGCCTCAAGGACGTCAATGTCGATGGAATCGATCCGGGTCTCCTGGCCGCATTCGAGAATACCTTTCTATTTTATCTCCCGCGGCTCTGCGAGCACTGTTTGAATCCCACCTGTGTCGCCTCCTGTCCGTCCGGTTCGATCTATAAACGCGAGGAAGACGGCATCGTGCTCGTCGACCAGGATAAGTGTCGCGGCTGGCGGATGTGCGTCAGCGGGTGTCCCTATAAGAAAGTTTATTATAACTGGCACACAGGCAAGGCCGAGAAATGCACCTTTTGTTATCCGCGCATCGAATCCGGCCAGCCGACAATTTGTTCGGAAACGTGCGTCGGTCGCCTGCGATACTTGGGCGTGATGCTCTACGATGCCGACCGCATCGAACAAGCGGCGAGTGTCGTACGGGAACAGGATCTGTATGAGGCCCAGCTTGGACTGTTTCTCGACCCTAAGGATCCGGCCGTACAGGCGCAGGCGAAGCAGGACGGGATTCCGGACAATTGGTTGGAGGCGGCCAAGCGGTCGCCTGTCTATAAGATGGCGGTCGAGTGGCGCCTGGCATTTCCGCTCCATCCTGAATACCGGACCTTACCCATGGTGTGGTATATCCCGCCGCTCTCACCGGTCGCCGGTTCAGTCGAGACCGCGTCTTCGGAACCGGACGGGCTTCCCGATACCTCCTCCCTCCGGATTCCTGTACGCTACCTCGCGAATCTCCTGACGGCGGGAAAAGAGGAGCCCATCGTAGGTGCACTGGATCGGCTGATTGCCATGCGTCGATACATGCGAAAGAAAGACATGGGGGACGACGCAGTCTTGTCGCCGCCAGGACTGGGGCTAAGTGAAAGCCAGATCGAGGAGATGTACCGGTACCTCGCGATCGCCGATTATGAAGACCGGTACGTCATTCCAACCAGCCATCACGAGGCCGCATCACAGAGCTTCGATGACCAGGGCTCCTGCGGCTTCTCCGCCGACAGCCGATTCTCCGAGGGGGTGACGGGGGCGAGCCTGTTCGCCGGCAAGGAGCGATCGAATACACAATTCATCAGCGTGAATGAGATTCGGAGAGGGAACCGTAGGCCGTGA